A part of Rattus rattus isolate New Zealand chromosome 6, Rrattus_CSIRO_v1, whole genome shotgun sequence genomic DNA contains:
- the Smo gene encoding smoothened homolog: protein MAAGRPVRGPELAPRRLLQLLLLVLLGGRGRGAALSGNVTGPGPRSAGGSARRNAPVTSPPPPLLSHCGRAAHCEPLRYNVCLGSALPYGATTTLLAGDSDSQEEAHSKLVLWSGLRNAPRCWAVIQPLLCAVYMPKCENDRVELPSRTLCQATRGPCAIVERERGWPDFLRCTPDHFPEGCPNEVQNIKFNSSGQCEAPLVRTDNPKSWYEDVEGCGIQCQNPLFTEAEHQDMHSYIAAFGAVTGLCTLFTLATFVADWRNSNRYPAVILFYVNACFFVGSIGWLAQFMDGARREIVCRADGTMRFGEPTSSETLSCVIIFVIVYYALMAGVVWFVVLTYAWHTSFKALGTTYQPLSGKTSYFHLLTWSLPFVLTVAILAVAQVDGDSVSGICFVGYKNYRYRAGFVLAPIGLVLIVGGYFLIRGVMTLFSIKSNHPGLLSEKAASKINETMLRLGIFGFLAFGFVLITFSCHFYDFFNQAEWERSFRDYVLCQANVTIGLPTKKPIPDCEIKNRPSLLVEKINLFAMFGTGIAMSTWVWTKATLLIWRRTWCRLTGHSDDEPKRIKKSKMIAKAFSKRRELLQNPGQELSFSMHTVSHDGPVAGLAFELNEPSADVSSAWAQHVTKMVARRGAILPQDVSVTPVATPVPPEEQANLWLVEAEISPELEKRLGRKKKRRKRKKEVCPLGPAPELHHSAPVPATSAVPQLPQLPRQKCLVAANAWGTGEPCRQGAWTVVSNPFCPEPSPHQDPFLPGASAPRVWAQGRLQGLGSIHSRTNLMEAELLDADSDF from the exons ATGGCCGCTGGCCGCCCCGTGCGTGGGCCCGAGCTGGCGCCCCGGAGGCTGCTGCAGTTGCTGCTGCTGGTACTGCTTGGGGGCCGGGGCCGGGGGGCGGCCTTGAGCGGGAACGTGACCGGGCCTGGGCCTCGCAGTGCCGGCGGGAGCGCGAGGAGGAACGCGCCGGTGACCAGCCCTCCGCCGCCGCTGCTGAGCCACTGCGGCCGGGCCGCCCACTGCGAGCCTTTGCGCTACAACGTGTGCCTGGGCTCCGCGCTGCCTTACGGAGCCACCACCACGCTGCTGGCTGGGGACTCGGACTCGCAGGAGGAAGCGCACAGCAAGCTCGTGCTCTGGTCCG GCCTCCGGAATGCTCCCCGATGCTGGGCAGTGATCCAGCCCCTGCTGTGTGCTGTCTACATGCCCAAGTGTGAAAATGACCGAGTGGAGTTGCCCAGCCGCACCCTCTGCCAGGCCACCCGAGGCCCCTGTGCCATTGTGGAGCGGGAACGAGGGTGGCCTGACTTTCTGCGTTGCACGCCAGACCACTTCCCTGAAGGCTGTCCA AACGAGGTACAAAACATCAAGTTCAACAGTTCAGGCCAATGTGAAGCACCCTTGGTGAGGACAGACAACCCCAAGAGCTGGTACGAGGACGTGGAGGGCTGTGGGATCCAGTGCCAGAACCCGCTGTTCACCGAGGCTGAGCACCAGGACATGCACAGTTACATCGCAGCCTTCGGGGCGGTCACCGGCCTCTGTACACTCTTCACCCTG GCCACCTTTGTGGCTGACTGGCGGAACTCCAATCGCTACCCTGCGGTTATTCTCTTCTATGTCAATGCGTGTTTCTTTGTGGGCAGCATTGGCTGGCTGGCCCAGTTCATGGATGGTGCCCGCCGGGAGATTGTTTGCCGAGCAGATGGCACCATGAGATTTGGGGAGCCCAC CTCCAGCGAGACCCTGTCCTGTGTCATCATCTTTGTCATCGTGTACTATGCCTTGATGGCTGGAGTAGTGTGGTTCGTGGTCCTCACCTATGCCTGGCACACCTCCTTCAAAGCCCTGGGCACCACTTACCAGCCTCTCTCGGGCAAGACATCCTATTTCCACCTGCTCACGTGGTCACTCCCCTTTGTCCTCACTGTGGCAATCCTCGCTGTGGCTCAG GTAGATGGGGACTCCGTGAGTGGCATCTGCTTTGTAGGCTACAAGAACTATCGGTACCGTGCTGGCTTTGTACTTGCCCCAATTGGCCTGGTGCTTATTGTGGGAGGCTACTTCCTCATCCGAG ggGTCATGACTCTGTTCTCCATCAAGAGCAACCACCCTGGGCTTCTGAGTGAGAAGGCAGCCAGCAAGATCAATGAGACCATGCTGCGCCTGG GCATTTTTGGCTTCCTCGCCTTTGGCTTCGTGCTCATCACCTTCAGCTGCCACTTCTATGACTTCTTCAACCAGGCTGAGTGGGAGCGTAGCTTCCGGGACTATGTGCT ATGCCAAGCCAATGTGACCATTGGGCTGCCTACCAAGAAGCCCATTCCTGATTGTGAAATCAAGAATCGGCCCAGCCTCCTGGTGGAGAAGATCAATCTATTTGCCATGTTTGGCACTGGCATTGCCATGAGCACCTGGGTCTGGACCAAGGCCACCCTGCTCATCTGGAGGCGCACCTGGTGCAG GTTGACTGGGCACAGTGATGATGAACCCAAGAGAATCAAGAAAAGCAAGATGATTGCCAAGGCCTTCTCTAAGCGGCGTGAACTGCTGCAGAACCCGGGCCAGGAGCTCTCCTTCAGCATGCACACTGTCTCCCATGATGGACCTGTTG CCGGTTTGGCTTTTGAACTCAATGAACCCTCAGCTGATGTCTCCTCTGCCTGGGCCCAGCACGTCACCAAGATGGTGGCTCGAAGAGGAGCCATATTGCCCCAGGATGTGTCTGTCACCCCTGTGGCAACTCCAG TGCCACCAGAAGAACAAGCCAACCTGTGGCTGGTTGAGGCAGAGATCTCCCCAGAGTTAGAGAAGCGTTTAGGCCGGAAGAAGAAgcggaggaagaggaagaaggaggtgtGCCCCTTGGGGCCAGCCCCTGAGCTTCACCACTCTGCCCCTGTTCCTGCCACCAGTGCAGTTCCTCAGCTGCCTCAGCTGCCTCGGCAGAAGTGCCTAGTAGCTGCAAATGCCTGGGGAACAGGGGAGCCCTGCCGACAGGGAGCCTGGACTGTAGTCTCCAACCCCTTCTGCCCAGAGCCTAGTCCCCATCAAGATCCATTTCTCCCTGGTGCCTCAGCCCCCAGGGTCTGGGCTCAGGGCCGCCTCCAGGGGCTGGGATCCATTCATTCCCGCACTAACCTAATGGAGGCTGAGCTCTTGGATGCAGACTCGGACTTCTGA